The following are from one region of the Cucumis sativus cultivar 9930 unplaced genomic scaffold, Cucumber_9930_V3 scaffold63, whole genome shotgun sequence genome:
- the LOC116406067 gene encoding uncharacterized protein LOC116406067, producing MLLNYLITVYLNQDAVHDSNGPVSFAEIENNTTASIVELSNTLGNLDETHCSCSKHSAKRVWEASLSSLKSKKVKGVNLDHFHSHSNKNLDPESDVYDTCSQGCSLANSKHEILSSIYPKNPTNQCTQNFCQEFGSVNVASEDLNSEENTLGKPFKIMLMNIADETKKTQLMKSLDCLLQLVKGKLPGRQIC from the coding sequence ATGTTGCTTAATTATCTCATAACGGTTTATTTAAACCAGGATGCAGTGCATGATAGCAACGGTCCGGTTTCTTTTGCAGAAATAGAGAACAACACGACAGCTAGTATTGTAGAATTATCCAATACTCTTGGTAATTTGGATGAGACACATTGTTCTTGCTCTAAACATAGCGCAAAGAGAGTTTGGGAAGCATCACTTTCTTCCTTGAAgtcaaagaaagtaaaaggagTCAATCTGGACCATTTTCATTCTCACTCTAACAAAAATCTTGATCCTGAAAGTGATGTATACGATACCTGCTCTCAAGGATGCTCTTTAGCCAATTCAAAGCATGAGATTTTATCAAgtatttatcctaaaaatccaacCAATCAGTGTACACAAAATTTCTGTCAAGAATTTGGAAGTGTAAATGTGGCATCAGAGGACCTCAATTCTGAAGAGAACACATTAGgaaaaccatttaaaattatgctgATGAACATTGCAGACGAAACTAAGAAAACTCAGCTCATGAAG